A genomic window from Streptomyces sp. 846.5 includes:
- a CDS encoding carbohydrate ABC transporter permease, whose amino-acid sequence MSLPAAVRARRIGLNAAAVLFCAVWIFPVYWMVNTAFKPYADILKSTPGFLPFPFSLANFDDAVHKSGFLTDLANSAVVTCSVVLLALVVAFLAATALTRFRFFGRRSFLVGVLIVQMVPQPALLIPIFLSLKSAHMLNSLFGLTLTYLALVLPFTIWVLRGFLQGIPVELEEAAMVDGAGRMRIIRTILLPLVLPGVIATSVFAFITAWNDYLFAYVLMKDQSHYTLPVWLVSFSTSAGTDYGGLIAASTLFALPVVVFFMLIQRRLVAGMTAGAVKD is encoded by the coding sequence GTGAGCCTCCCCGCCGCGGTGCGGGCCCGCCGGATCGGGCTGAACGCCGCTGCCGTGCTGTTCTGCGCGGTCTGGATCTTCCCCGTCTACTGGATGGTCAACACCGCCTTCAAGCCCTACGCCGACATCCTCAAGTCCACCCCGGGGTTCCTGCCCTTCCCCTTCAGCCTGGCCAACTTCGACGACGCGGTGCACAAGTCGGGCTTCCTCACCGACCTCGCCAACAGCGCCGTGGTGACCTGCTCGGTGGTGCTGCTGGCCCTCGTGGTGGCGTTCCTGGCGGCCACCGCGCTGACCCGGTTCCGTTTCTTCGGCCGCCGCAGCTTCCTGGTCGGGGTGCTGATCGTGCAGATGGTGCCGCAGCCGGCACTGCTGATCCCGATCTTCCTCAGCCTCAAGAGCGCCCACATGCTCAACAGCCTGTTCGGGCTGACCCTCACCTATCTGGCGCTGGTGCTGCCCTTCACCATCTGGGTGCTGCGCGGCTTCCTGCAGGGCATCCCGGTCGAGCTGGAGGAGGCCGCGATGGTCGACGGCGCGGGCCGGATGCGGATCATCCGCACGATCCTGCTGCCGCTGGTGCTGCCGGGGGTGATCGCAACCAGTGTCTTCGCCTTCATCACCGCCTGGAACGACTACCTGTTCGCCTATGTGCTGATGAAGGACCAGAGCCACTACACCCTGCCGGTGTGGCTGGTCTCCTTCAGCACCAGCGCCGGGACCGACTATGGCGGTCTGATCGCCGCCTCCACCCTGTTCGCGCTGCCGGTGGTGGTGTTCTTCATGCTCATCCAGCGCCGGCTGGTGGCCGGCATGACCGCAGGAGCCGTCAAGGACTGA
- a CDS encoding sugar ABC transporter permease: MIKAPRKRTAALQGAAVPPRHRPRRRGHALPYLLLVPAAAVLGLVLGYPLVRVVVISFQDYGLRALFTGRITWAGWANYSSVLDDPQLVPVLLRTVGFCAALVAGTLLIGLAVALMMQRLGGRMRTAVTLCLIAAWAMPSVASSLVWQWLFQPVYGVVNWLLTRTQLFGDLTQRDWSGSTLSAFLLVWLLVVWQSVPFVALTLYAGLSQIPRTYYEAAALDGAGPVTVFRVITLPFLRPILGLVTILSVIWDFNVFNQLWILTRGGPGTSTTTLPIWSFTKAFSSNSFGQGAAIAVLSVLLLLGATALYVRRLVRSGEDL, translated from the coding sequence TTGATCAAGGCACCCAGGAAGCGCACCGCCGCCCTTCAGGGGGCGGCGGTCCCGCCGCGGCACCGGCCGCGCCGCCGCGGACACGCCCTGCCCTACCTGCTGCTGGTACCCGCCGCCGCCGTGCTCGGCCTGGTCCTGGGCTACCCGCTGGTGCGCGTGGTGGTCATCTCCTTCCAGGACTACGGACTGCGCGCGCTGTTCACCGGGAGGATCACCTGGGCCGGCTGGGCCAACTACAGCAGCGTCCTGGACGACCCCCAGCTGGTCCCGGTGCTGCTGCGCACCGTCGGGTTCTGTGCCGCGCTGGTCGCCGGGACGCTGCTGATCGGGCTCGCCGTCGCGCTGATGATGCAGCGGCTGGGAGGGCGGATGCGCACCGCGGTGACGCTCTGCCTGATCGCCGCCTGGGCCATGCCCAGCGTCGCCTCCAGCCTGGTCTGGCAGTGGCTGTTCCAGCCGGTCTACGGGGTCGTCAACTGGCTGCTGACGCGCACCCAGCTGTTCGGCGACCTCACCCAGCGCGACTGGTCCGGCTCCACCCTCAGCGCCTTCCTGCTGGTCTGGCTGCTGGTGGTGTGGCAGTCGGTGCCCTTTGTGGCGCTGACCCTCTACGCCGGCCTCTCGCAGATCCCGCGCACCTACTACGAGGCCGCGGCCCTGGACGGCGCCGGGCCGGTGACGGTGTTCCGGGTGATCACCCTGCCGTTCCTGCGGCCGATCCTGGGGCTGGTCACCATCCTCTCGGTGATCTGGGACTTCAACGTCTTCAACCAGCTCTGGATCCTCACCAGGGGCGGCCCGGGCACGAGCACCACCACGCTGCCGATCTGGTCCTTCACCAAGGCGTTCAGCAGCAACTCGTTCGGGCAGGGCGCCGCCATCGCGGTGCTGTCGGTGCTGCTGCTGCTCGGCGCCACCGCCCTCTATGTGCGCCGACTGGTGCGGTCAGGAGAAGACCTGTGA
- a CDS encoding extracellular solute-binding protein — MHKRALSAFACGAVMALSVTACGSGGGNAGGGSSGSAGSSGAASAAGKTITVWLMDGDLSTKDSDAINAAFEEATGAKVNVQIQEWDNINTKISTALAQDNPPDVLEIGNTDVPLFAANGALSDITAHRADLSAGQTWLSGLADPATVDGKLYAAPLFAANRAVIYNRTTWSKAGVTTAPTTMAQFTADLDKVKAANRAADFSAFYFPGEYWYGALQFVWDAGGQLATQSGGKWTGALESAAAQQGLQAWKAFQNAYSSPASRNVDTTAPDQRALFASGKTATILDTSINRILKDNPSLKGQLGTFPFPGATAGKTQPVFLGGSDLAIATKSRNQDLALAYLKAAASPAVQTSAIVGIDAWTPVSTQLIDSTKSLLPDTSAAFTEAAKTSVGTPAAPGWATIESDKSINTFFADIATGRKTVAQAAKDFDAHLDQALNASQ; from the coding sequence GTGCACAAGAGAGCCCTGTCCGCGTTTGCCTGCGGCGCTGTGATGGCCCTGTCCGTGACCGCCTGCGGCAGCGGCGGCGGCAATGCCGGGGGCGGGTCCTCCGGCTCCGCCGGCTCCTCCGGGGCGGCCTCGGCCGCCGGGAAGACGATCACCGTCTGGCTGATGGACGGCGACCTGAGCACCAAGGACAGCGACGCCATCAACGCGGCCTTCGAGGAGGCCACCGGCGCCAAGGTGAACGTGCAGATCCAGGAGTGGGACAACATCAACACCAAGATCAGCACCGCGCTGGCGCAGGACAACCCGCCGGACGTGCTGGAGATCGGCAACACCGACGTCCCGCTGTTCGCGGCCAACGGCGCGCTGAGCGACATCACCGCCCACCGCGCCGACCTGTCGGCGGGTCAGACCTGGCTCTCCGGTCTGGCCGACCCCGCCACCGTGGACGGAAAGCTCTACGCCGCGCCGCTGTTCGCCGCCAACCGCGCCGTGATCTACAACAGGACCACCTGGTCCAAGGCCGGCGTGACCACGGCGCCCACCACCATGGCCCAGTTCACGGCGGACCTGGACAAGGTCAAGGCGGCCAACCGGGCCGCGGACTTCTCCGCCTTCTACTTCCCCGGCGAGTACTGGTACGGCGCGCTGCAGTTCGTCTGGGACGCCGGCGGCCAGCTGGCCACCCAGAGCGGCGGCAAGTGGACCGGGGCGCTGGAGTCGGCCGCCGCCCAGCAGGGCCTGCAGGCCTGGAAGGCCTTCCAGAACGCCTACTCCAGCCCGGCCTCGCGCAATGTCGACACCACCGCCCCGGACCAGCGGGCGCTGTTCGCGAGCGGCAAGACCGCCACCATCCTGGACACCAGCATCAACCGGATCCTCAAGGACAACCCCTCGCTCAAGGGGCAGTTGGGCACCTTCCCGTTCCCCGGCGCCACCGCGGGCAAGACCCAGCCGGTCTTCCTGGGCGGCTCCGACCTGGCGATCGCGACCAAGAGCCGCAACCAGGACCTGGCCCTCGCCTACCTGAAGGCCGCCGCCAGCCCGGCCGTGCAGACCAGCGCCATCGTCGGCATCGACGCCTGGACTCCGGTGTCCACCCAGCTCATCGACTCCACCAAGAGCCTGCTGCCGGACACCTCCGCCGCCTTCACCGAGGCCGCCAAGACCAGCGTCGGCACCCCGGCCGCACCGGGCTGGGCCACCATCGAGAGCGACAAGTCGATCAATACCTTCTTCGCCGACATCGCCACCGGGCGCAAGACCGTCGCCCAGGCGGCCAAGGACTTCGACGCCCACCTCGACCAGGCCCTCAACGCCTCCCAGTGA
- a CDS encoding cellulose binding domain-containing protein, with protein MEHVHPHRTPHDKTPLANTPHDKTPPTPGRRTRRALLAGAAALVCAVTALYPTVRPAHADSPALTVLYKTTTGASADEAEPWFQIVNNSTSAIPLSQVTLRYYFTADGAPSYTFACAWAVVSCSNVTGTVAALSTPSATADHYLQISFGSGAGSLAPGASTGDLQLRLYRSDWQTVNQADDYSFNGADTSYTASSTVTAYRNGALVWGTEPAGGGGPTSSPTPTPTPTPTPTGGSTTPPSGAALFDDFHYSGSGDPALAAHDWTVRTGSGGPGVQNTWSANAISFPSDPTAVGGRVMQLQASTDGTAAGTTQAEIDTTQRKFFEGTYAARVYFNDAPTSGANGDHVNETFYTITPDDSLYSENDFEYLPNGGWGGPANSMYTTSWYSSDAFDRVTNDTIGSLQGWHTLVATVAGGTVTYYIDGKQVFSSTGKYYPREKMTIDFNEWFIDLPFTGARTWDEKVNWVYYNASGAQSPAAVQSAVNAYEATGTHFTDTVPN; from the coding sequence ATGGAGCACGTCCACCCCCACCGCACACCGCACGACAAGACGCCGCTCGCCAACACCCCGCACGACAAGACGCCGCCCACCCCGGGCCGCCGGACCCGCAGGGCGCTGCTGGCCGGCGCCGCCGCGCTGGTCTGCGCGGTCACCGCGCTGTACCCGACCGTGCGCCCGGCGCACGCCGACTCGCCCGCGCTGACCGTGCTGTACAAGACCACGACCGGGGCCAGCGCCGACGAGGCCGAGCCATGGTTCCAGATCGTCAACAACTCGACCAGCGCCATCCCGCTCAGTCAGGTGACGCTGCGTTACTACTTCACCGCCGACGGCGCCCCCTCCTACACCTTCGCCTGCGCCTGGGCCGTGGTCAGCTGCTCCAATGTCACCGGCACGGTCGCCGCGCTCTCCACACCGAGCGCCACCGCCGACCACTACCTGCAGATCAGCTTCGGCAGCGGGGCCGGCTCGCTGGCGCCCGGCGCCAGCACCGGCGACCTGCAGCTGCGGCTCTACCGCAGCGACTGGCAGACCGTGAACCAGGCCGACGACTACTCCTTCAACGGAGCCGACACCTCCTACACCGCGTCCAGCACGGTGACCGCGTACCGCAACGGCGCCCTGGTCTGGGGCACCGAACCGGCCGGCGGCGGCGGGCCGACCTCCAGCCCGACGCCCACCCCCACGCCGACCCCGACGCCCACCGGCGGCTCCACCACCCCGCCGTCCGGCGCCGCCCTGTTCGACGACTTCCACTACAGCGGCTCCGGCGACCCCGCCCTGGCCGCGCACGACTGGACCGTGCGCACCGGCTCCGGCGGACCCGGCGTGCAGAACACCTGGTCCGCGAACGCCATCAGCTTCCCCAGCGACCCCACCGCCGTCGGCGGCCGGGTGATGCAGCTGCAGGCCAGCACCGACGGCACCGCGGCCGGCACCACGCAGGCCGAGATCGACACCACCCAGCGCAAGTTCTTCGAGGGCACCTACGCGGCCCGGGTCTACTTCAACGACGCCCCGACCAGCGGGGCGAACGGCGACCACGTCAACGAGACCTTCTACACCATCACCCCGGACGACTCGCTCTACAGCGAGAACGACTTCGAGTACCTGCCCAACGGGGGCTGGGGCGGCCCGGCGAACTCGATGTACACCACGTCCTGGTACAGCTCCGACGCCTTCGACCGGGTCACCAACGACACCATCGGCAGCCTCCAGGGCTGGCACACCCTGGTCGCGACAGTCGCCGGCGGCACGGTCACCTACTACATCGACGGCAAGCAGGTCTTCTCCAGCACCGGCAAGTACTACCCGCGCGAGAAGATGACCATCGACTTCAACGAGTGGTTCATCGACCTGCCCTTCACCGGCGCCCGGACCTGGGACGAGAAGGTCAACTGGGTCTACTACAACGCCTCCGGCGCCCAGTCCCCCGCCGCCGTCCAGAGCGCCGTCAACGCCTACGAGGCCACCGGCACGCACTTCACCGACACCGTGCCGAACTGA
- a CDS encoding alpha/beta fold hydrolase, with amino-acid sequence MLRPRRALVAGAAAAALLAGAGTWTAVAAHGPASVHRTDQVLALPASPGSSATVRIDTSYFTSGSPGVRRPAVLLAHGFGGSKDDLTGEAQTMARQGYAVMTWSARGFGASGGDIGLNDPQREVADVSGLIDWLAKQPDVQLDAPGDPRVGIAGASYGGAIALLAAGYDKRVDAIAPEITYWNLSDALFPDGVFKKLWSGIFFTTGSTDQTAATATGRAGSRITATNDSTCGRFAADLCAMYQRVAVSGKPDAAAEQLLAQRSPSAVAQQIKVPTLLVQGQTDSLFPLDQADQAAAAISANGAPVSVDWIAGGHDGGNMESARIEQRTSAWFDRYLKRDAAVDTGPAFRVSRSGGVDSTSGTVTLQGATSTSYPGLEDSPVAVALSGPPQTFANPPGGAPPAISALPGIGALSQLSGLGVGLSLDFPGQSAEFFSQPLTKPLRITGSPTVRIHVRADSEDAVLFAKLYDVAPGAAGTKVLPSQLVTPLRVTGAKAGADVLVHLPAVDHQVPAGHRLELVLSATDLGYASPAAPASYTVSLLGNDLSVPTDPALSTAAAPLPWWVWGLPVLALGVAAALLLTGRSGRRRRRRAGHPAADPELALVPLRIEGLTKRYAGSADRYAVRDLSFQVEPGQVLGLLGPNGAGKTTTLRMLMGLISPDSGEIRVFGQLIRPGAPVLSRVGAFVEGPGFLPHLSGLSNLELYWRATGRPAEDAHLDEALAIAGLGNAVERAVRTYSQGMRQRLAIAQAMLGLPDLLILDEPLNGLDPPQIREMRDVIVGYAAAGRTVIVSSHLLAEVEQTCTHLVVMDHGQLAQAGPVAEIVGSGDSVLVGTAQPLDADLVGKVAALPGVAAAETVAEGLLVRLDGATAAELTVDLVRLEIPVQSLGPHRRLEDAFLTLIGGAAR; translated from the coding sequence CTGCTCCGCCCGCGGCGCGCACTGGTCGCGGGCGCGGCCGCTGCGGCCCTGCTGGCGGGAGCCGGCACCTGGACCGCCGTTGCCGCGCACGGGCCCGCGTCGGTGCACCGGACCGACCAGGTGCTGGCGCTGCCCGCGTCGCCGGGCAGCAGCGCGACGGTGCGGATCGACACCTCCTACTTCACCTCCGGCAGCCCCGGCGTCCGCCGCCCCGCCGTCCTGCTGGCCCACGGCTTCGGCGGCAGCAAGGACGACCTGACCGGCGAGGCGCAGACGATGGCCCGTCAGGGCTACGCGGTGATGACCTGGTCGGCCCGCGGCTTCGGCGCCTCCGGCGGCGACATCGGGCTGAACGATCCGCAGCGGGAGGTCGCCGACGTCAGCGGCCTGATCGACTGGCTGGCCAAGCAGCCCGACGTCCAGCTGGACGCCCCCGGCGACCCCCGGGTGGGCATCGCCGGGGCGTCCTACGGCGGCGCGATCGCCCTGCTGGCCGCCGGGTACGACAAGCGGGTCGACGCCATCGCCCCGGAGATCACCTACTGGAACCTCTCCGACGCGCTGTTCCCCGACGGCGTGTTCAAGAAGCTGTGGTCCGGGATCTTCTTCACCACCGGCTCGACCGACCAGACCGCGGCGACCGCGACCGGCCGGGCGGGTTCGCGGATCACCGCGACCAACGACTCCACCTGCGGCCGCTTCGCGGCGGACCTGTGCGCGATGTACCAGCGGGTCGCCGTCTCCGGGAAGCCGGACGCGGCCGCCGAACAGCTGCTGGCGCAGCGCAGCCCCTCGGCGGTGGCCCAGCAGATCAAGGTGCCGACGCTGCTGGTCCAGGGTCAGACCGACTCGCTGTTCCCGCTGGACCAGGCCGACCAGGCCGCCGCCGCGATCAGCGCCAACGGCGCCCCGGTCTCGGTGGACTGGATCGCGGGCGGACACGACGGCGGCAACATGGAGTCGGCGCGGATCGAACAGCGTACCTCGGCCTGGTTCGACCGCTACCTCAAGCGCGACGCCGCCGTCGACACCGGCCCGGCCTTCCGGGTCAGCCGCAGCGGCGGGGTCGACAGCACCAGCGGCACCGTCACCCTGCAGGGTGCGACCTCGACCTCGTACCCCGGCCTGGAGGACTCCCCGGTGGCGGTCGCGCTGTCCGGTCCGCCGCAGACCTTCGCCAATCCGCCGGGCGGCGCGCCGCCGGCCATCTCGGCCCTGCCCGGGATCGGCGCGCTGAGCCAGCTCTCCGGTCTGGGCGTGGGCCTGTCGCTGGACTTCCCCGGACAGTCGGCGGAGTTCTTCTCGCAACCGCTGACCAAGCCGCTGCGCATCACCGGTTCCCCCACGGTGCGGATCCACGTCCGCGCCGACAGCGAGGACGCGGTGCTGTTCGCCAAGCTCTACGACGTGGCCCCGGGCGCCGCCGGAACCAAGGTGCTGCCCTCGCAGCTGGTCACACCGCTGCGGGTGACCGGCGCGAAGGCCGGGGCGGACGTGCTGGTGCACCTGCCCGCCGTGGACCACCAGGTGCCGGCCGGGCACCGGCTGGAGCTGGTGCTGTCCGCCACCGACCTCGGCTACGCCTCCCCCGCCGCGCCCGCCTCCTACACCGTGTCGCTGCTGGGCAACGACCTGAGCGTGCCCACCGACCCGGCGCTGAGCACCGCCGCCGCCCCGCTGCCCTGGTGGGTCTGGGGCCTGCCGGTGCTGGCCCTGGGCGTCGCGGCGGCGCTGCTGCTCACCGGCCGCAGCGGCCGACGCCGCCGGCGGCGGGCGGGTCATCCCGCCGCCGATCCGGAGCTGGCCCTGGTGCCGCTGCGGATCGAGGGCCTGACGAAGCGTTACGCGGGCTCGGCCGACCGCTACGCCGTCCGCGACCTGTCCTTCCAGGTGGAGCCGGGCCAGGTGCTGGGCCTGCTCGGGCCCAACGGCGCGGGCAAGACCACCACCCTGCGCATGCTGATGGGGCTGATCAGCCCGGACAGCGGCGAGATCCGGGTCTTCGGGCAGCTGATCCGCCCCGGCGCGCCGGTGCTCTCCCGGGTCGGCGCGTTCGTGGAGGGCCCCGGCTTCCTGCCGCACCTGTCGGGCCTGTCCAACCTGGAGCTCTACTGGCGGGCCACCGGCCGCCCGGCCGAGGACGCCCACCTGGACGAGGCGCTGGCCATCGCCGGCCTCGGCAACGCCGTCGAACGCGCGGTGCGGACCTACTCCCAGGGCATGCGGCAGCGGCTCGCCATCGCCCAGGCCATGCTGGGCCTGCCCGACCTGCTGATCCTGGACGAACCGCTGAACGGCCTGGATCCGCCGCAGATCCGGGAGATGCGCGACGTGATCGTCGGCTACGCCGCGGCCGGACGCACCGTCATCGTCTCCAGCCATCTGCTGGCCGAGGTCGAGCAGACCTGCACCCACCTGGTGGTGATGGACCACGGGCAGCTGGCCCAGGCCGGACCGGTCGCCGAGATCGTCGGCTCCGGCGACAGCGTGCTGGTCGGCACGGCGCAGCCGCTCGACGCCGACCTGGTCGGCAAGGTCGCGGCACTGCCGGGGGTCGCCGCGGCCGAGACGGTCGCCGAAGGACTGCTGGTCCGACTGGACGGGGCCACCGCCGCCGAGCTGACGGTCGACCTGGTCCGGCTGGAGATCCCGGTGCAGAGCCTCGGCCCGCACCGCCGCCTGGAGGACGCGTTCCTCACCCTGATCGGAGGAGCAGCCCGATGA
- a CDS encoding ABC transporter permease subunit, whose product MSTITDAPSDTPSATAHGFTARGTLPLRVEAVRQLRRRRTAAMAALVVLLPLIILIAFQVGGSPGGDRNQNGLLTVATASGANFAATCLFLSSGFFLVVPVALFFGDTVASEAGWSSLRYLLAAPVPRSRLLVSKLTVALAFSTVATLLVPLVALAAGTAAYGWKPLQLPTGGELSTGTAAVRLLVAIGFILLSQLVTAALAFWLSTVTDAPLGAVGGALGLTILGNILGAITALGSVRDFLPTYWAYSWVDLMQTDPQWNGMIKGVSVSVSYAVVLFALAFRHFRAKDVVS is encoded by the coding sequence ATGAGCACCATCACTGACGCCCCGTCGGACACGCCGTCCGCCACCGCGCATGGCTTCACCGCGCGCGGCACCCTGCCGCTGCGGGTCGAGGCCGTCCGCCAGCTGCGCCGGCGGCGCACCGCCGCGATGGCCGCGCTGGTGGTGCTGCTGCCGCTGATCATCCTGATCGCCTTCCAGGTCGGCGGCAGCCCCGGCGGCGACCGCAACCAGAACGGGCTGCTCACCGTGGCCACCGCCTCGGGCGCGAACTTCGCGGCGACCTGCCTGTTCCTCTCCTCCGGCTTCTTCCTGGTGGTTCCGGTCGCGCTGTTCTTCGGCGACACGGTGGCCTCGGAGGCCGGCTGGTCCTCGCTGCGGTATCTGCTGGCCGCGCCGGTGCCGCGGAGTCGGCTGCTGGTCAGCAAGCTGACCGTGGCGCTGGCCTTCAGCACCGTCGCCACCCTGCTGGTCCCGCTGGTCGCCCTGGCCGCCGGAACCGCCGCCTACGGCTGGAAGCCGCTGCAGCTGCCGACCGGCGGCGAGTTGTCCACCGGCACGGCCGCGGTCCGGCTGCTGGTCGCGATCGGCTTCATCCTGCTCAGCCAGCTGGTCACGGCGGCGCTGGCGTTCTGGCTCTCCACGGTCACCGACGCACCGCTGGGCGCGGTCGGCGGCGCGCTGGGCCTCACCATCCTGGGCAACATCCTGGGCGCGATCACCGCGCTGGGCAGCGTCCGCGACTTCCTGCCGACCTACTGGGCCTACTCCTGGGTCGATCTGATGCAGACCGACCCGCAGTGGAACGGGATGATCAAGGGCGTCTCGGTGTCGGTGAGCTACGCCGTGGTGCTGTTCGCCCTGGCCTTCCGGCACTTCCGCGCGAAGGACGTGGTGTCCTGA
- a CDS encoding MarR family transcriptional regulator, with translation MNDIDAPAQPRWLSDTEQHAWRSFLRMQAQLTTRLGRELQAESDLSIADYDVLVHLTDLEGGRRRILELARELDWEKSRMSHHLARMAKRGLIAREECPADGRGAFIAITPEGQAAIEAAAPRHVETVRRLVFDALTPEQVAALGAVSDRILKQLDTAEPSCDD, from the coding sequence ATGAACGACATCGACGCCCCTGCTCAGCCCCGCTGGCTGAGCGACACGGAACAGCACGCCTGGCGCAGTTTCCTGCGGATGCAGGCCCAGCTCACCACTCGGCTGGGCCGGGAGCTGCAGGCCGAGTCCGACCTGTCCATCGCTGACTACGACGTGCTGGTGCATCTGACCGACCTGGAGGGCGGGCGGCGCCGGATCCTGGAGCTGGCCAGGGAGCTGGACTGGGAGAAGAGCCGGATGTCGCACCATCTGGCCCGGATGGCCAAGCGTGGACTGATAGCCCGCGAGGAGTGCCCCGCCGACGGGCGCGGGGCCTTCATCGCGATCACCCCCGAGGGGCAGGCCGCGATCGAGGCGGCGGCCCCCCGCCATGTGGAGACGGTGCGCCGACTGGTGTTCGACGCGCTCACGCCCGAGCAGGTCGCGGCGCTCGGAGCGGTCTCCGACCGGATCCTCAAGCAGCTCGACACCGCCGAGCCGAGCTGCGACGACTGA
- a CDS encoding YceI family protein produces the protein MAAITPELSGTYTIDPAHTRIGFVARHAMVTKVRGSFNEFTGTVVIDAEKPEQSTAELAIKVDSIDTRNADRDGHLRTNDFLDLDNYPEITFRSTSAELVDENNAKLSGDLTIKGVSHPITIDFEFEGAATDPFGNKRLGFEGQHTISRKDFGITWNAPLETGGVLVSDKVVLEFEVSLVKNA, from the coding sequence ATGGCCGCCATCACCCCCGAGCTGTCCGGCACCTACACCATCGACCCGGCGCACACCCGCATCGGCTTCGTCGCCCGGCATGCGATGGTCACCAAGGTCCGCGGTTCCTTCAACGAGTTCACCGGCACCGTCGTGATCGACGCCGAGAAGCCCGAGCAGTCGACCGCCGAGCTCGCCATCAAGGTCGACAGCATCGACACCCGCAACGCCGACCGCGACGGCCACCTGCGCACCAACGACTTCCTGGACCTGGACAACTACCCCGAGATCACCTTCCGCTCCACCAGCGCCGAGCTGGTCGACGAGAACAACGCCAAGCTGTCCGGCGACCTGACGATCAAGGGTGTCAGCCACCCGATCACCATCGACTTCGAGTTCGAGGGCGCGGCGACCGACCCGTTCGGCAACAAGCGCCTGGGCTTCGAGGGCCAGCACACCATCAGCCGCAAGGACTTCGGCATCACCTGGAACGCCCCGCTGGAGACCGGCGGCGTCCTGGTCAGCGACAAGGTCGTCCTCGAGTTCGAGGTCTCCCTCGTCAAGAACGCCTGA
- the glnII gene encoding glutamine synthetase produces the protein MSFKAEYIWIDGTEPTAKLRSKTRVLADGAELPTWGFDGSSTNQAEGHASDRVLKPVFSCPDPIRGGDNVLVLCEVFNIDGSAHETNTRALLRPIAEQFEAQEAIFGIEQEYNFFKDGRPFGFPVNGYPAAQGGYYCGVGADEVFGREIVELHLDRCMEAGLAICGINAEVMPGQWEFQIGPVDALTVSDHLWLARWLLYRTAEEFDVAVTIDAKPVKGDWNGAGAHTNFSTKAMREGYAAIITACESLGADQEKVLEHVKQYGHGIEERLTGKHETAPWDVYSYGVSDRGASVRIPWQVEVEQKGYIEDRRPNANVDPYVVTRLMVNTCCTALEKADQV, from the coding sequence GTGAGCTTCAAGGCTGAGTACATCTGGATCGACGGCACCGAGCCGACCGCCAAGCTTCGTTCGAAGACGCGGGTCCTGGCTGACGGCGCCGAGCTGCCCACGTGGGGCTTCGACGGCTCCAGCACCAACCAGGCCGAGGGCCACGCGTCCGACCGTGTGCTCAAGCCGGTGTTCTCCTGCCCGGACCCGATCCGCGGTGGCGACAACGTGCTGGTGCTGTGCGAGGTCTTCAACATCGACGGCAGTGCCCACGAGACCAACACCCGCGCTCTGCTGCGCCCCATCGCCGAGCAGTTCGAGGCGCAGGAGGCCATCTTCGGCATCGAGCAGGAGTACAACTTCTTCAAGGACGGCCGTCCCTTCGGCTTCCCGGTCAACGGCTACCCGGCCGCCCAGGGCGGTTACTACTGTGGCGTCGGCGCCGACGAGGTCTTCGGCCGTGAGATCGTCGAGCTGCACCTGGACCGCTGCATGGAGGCCGGCCTGGCCATCTGCGGCATCAACGCCGAGGTCATGCCCGGCCAGTGGGAGTTCCAGATCGGCCCGGTCGACGCGCTGACCGTCTCGGACCACCTGTGGCTCGCCCGCTGGCTGCTCTACCGCACCGCCGAGGAGTTCGACGTCGCGGTGACGATCGACGCCAAGCCGGTGAAGGGCGACTGGAACGGCGCCGGCGCGCACACCAACTTCTCCACCAAGGCCATGCGCGAGGGCTACGCCGCCATCATCACCGCGTGCGAGTCGCTGGGTGCTGACCAGGAGAAGGTCCTGGAGCACGTCAAGCAGTACGGCCACGGCATCGAGGAGCGTCTCACCGGCAAGCACGAGACCGCCCCGTGGGACGTCTACAGCTACGGCGTGTCCGACCGCGGTGCCTCGGTGCGCATCCCGTGGCAGGTCGAGGTCGAGCAGAAGGGCTACATCGAGGACCGTCGCCCCAACGCGAACGTCGACCCGTACGTGGTCACCCGCCTGATGGTCAACACCTGCTGCACCGCGCTGGAGAAGGCCGACCAGGTCTGA